In Synchiropus splendidus isolate RoL2022-P1 chromosome 7, RoL_Sspl_1.0, whole genome shotgun sequence, the genomic window TGTGTGCATCAATCATTAGCAtcggggaaaatgttattttttacatacatacatctgcagttagtcctgttcagggttgtggggagtgcaTCGCTCTCACGTTGAGAGCgcagaggaaaaaaagcttggaatccatttgaaaatatgtttgaaGGGCACGTGAGCTTGTATTCACATACAGTACAAGGCTCCGTATTTTCTCAAAGCTCTGTGAATTTTATTGCTTCATGACAGTAGCTGGCAAATTAAGCCACTCCCATGACCAGAAGATTGTCTCCATGCCATGgtattaaaatgttatcacagAGCATCATGAGACGAGCAGAACCAGTAATTTGGGAGCGTGTCATGAGAGGGAAACACAGCACCTGCCTATTAAGGGTCAGAGTACAGCAGCTGTGAAGACTGAAGCGTCTCTAGAGAAAAATATTGGGATTCTGCATCATCACGGTAACCATTCTGCAGCCACTCTGTTGTGTTCCAGGCCTTGACATTTTGAGAGCTGATTACCAAAACACTGCTTAATATTCAATGTGATGATGAAGCTTTGACTTTTATTTGGCGGCGTGCGGGGATGTTGCCTGCATGCGGCCGGCCATCTGAAAATTAATAGCAAGAACGGTGGCAGAACAAGAAATGCTTGTTAAAAAAAGGTTCTTGTGAAATGACAGCAGAAAGTTTTGACTGCAGACCTGTCAGGCAGAGGTTCCCAAGAAAACACTTAATCTAATCGATATTTACACGGCAAGTTTATTATGAAATATGCTAAGCATGTGACAGCCCTGTGGCTGAAAGTTCGCCACTCCTCCAGATGTGCCCCTGAGCATAACATTTAACTCCCCCACTGCATCGCAGCGTGTGGCTGACTTAGTGTAAAGCACTCTGGCTGCTGATAAGCACAAAAAGTAAGCACAACAGAAGTAAGAGTCATTTACCATCTATCCTAACACAGTGGGAGCTCTGTTCGGTTGAAGGACCCAGGTCTACCACAGTGTACTTCAGGTTAGCATTGAAACCCTCAAATGAACACACTGTGTGGACCTTCTGCATATGGCACATTTCTAATACTCACCAATTATAACAGAGAGTTTGGGAGCAGGATCAAGTCAAAGATGAGAGCATACAAAATAGATACCACACGCTAGACACTAGCTTCCATGCCAGGCCTCTCAATATTTGGTCGGTGACTGAAATACACTCATGAAAAACCCCAGCACACTCACACCACAATGCACGGTCTTACTGTGTCAAACTAGAATTGTTGATTATGACAAGATCATTTCAAGAGCTCAGGCCTGATTTTAGAAAACAATTTGACAATCCAGAATTCCTCTGTTGCAGACATTACTCTACTGTCTCCTCCATGATGTGGGATGACAGCTTTTACATAGATTCAGCCCTCTTGAGGAACTTCAGTGGTTCAAAGTCAAACAATACAGACATCATCCAGACTGGGATTAAAACATTTTGCTCATTGATAAAGGCAAATCACGCATGTCTTTTGAAACCATTTCTATTTCCTTTTTGAAAGAACGactgaacccaccttttttgCAGATTCTGAAAACAAGACTCCGTTGTTGCCAATTATTCCTACGGGGTAGCCGAATATTCTTGAAAAACCTGGCAAGAAAGTTGACATTACAACATATCTATTCCACTTATCTCAGCAGGGACAAATcctgaaacttcaaaataagacaAAACAACTTTGTACCCTTAAATGAGCAGGGTTCCGTATTGTTCTAGCTGGCTTTGTGTAAAGACTCAAATACAGACTGTTGAAAAAAGCTTACCTGTAACTAGTGTGTCTCCATAAAAAGCCTTGAACTCGTCAAATTTACTTCCATCAACAATTCTTGCAATGACCTGTAATGAAAAGAACATTAAGTTTGTTCAACGGACACTCAACAAGGACTTTTTCCAGACAGTATTTGACTCCAAAAGACTAATGCCAGTCATCCGTTATGAACCTGCTTTCTCTTGACAGCTAAATACTGGTTTAGAATGTTAAAGTGGTCAGTGGTAGATGCCATGTCCCTCTGAGGAGCTAGCTTCCACACAAGAGCACCATCTACCCAtgttcagaagaaaaaaacttttttttaactatgaaaaatgtgacatatattttgcttttaaagGAAGTTATGAGATGAATCACCCAGTCAAGAGGAAATAATACACACAATGAAGATTTCAATTCTTGTTATTTCTGATTTAGCaaaaataaaggagaaaaaggacagagaaaaaaattaCATGCCACTTCTAAAAGGCATACAATTACATTAAACAATGGACCCTAACCATCTCCAAATGAGTTTGCGTTTTCACAAAAACAGGCAGAAGAGAAGGTGGTGAAATGAATGCACAGACACATTGACTATGAGGTTGTTCTGTTAACAAAGTCAGCGATCATTTTACCTGAATATATTTTGGGCTGCGATCATTACAACATGAAATACGGAACTAACCAACTTAAATCATGTTTAAATTGTCATACAACTCCTCTGTACACTGATTGGGACATATGGCTCGTTCAAATAAACTATGACTCAGAGTCTCACTAACAGCCAGAGTCATTACTGAGAGGTTTCTagaattaaaaatgcattcaaaactGCAGTCATGAAAAGACTCTCTTCATGTTGCTGTATTATGGTGTGGGTTGTCACAGGATACTGAGGTAACAAGATGGTTCCAGGCAACATCTGGTCCAAGGGCCACCTGCTGCCAACCAGGGGTTTAGAGACTCAGGAAGCAGTGTGAGGAGAGTCAAAGATGGAGATACAGAGGTTGACATTAGGAGAGGCTAGAAGAGATCTGAAATTAGTATATGAGAGGGACACGTGGAGATGTCGGGAGACAatgttagggaggccagatggtttagTCATGAGAGAGGAGAGTGTGTTAGATCCAGAATGCTGAAGACACGCTGGAGATGGCAACCAAAAAGGTTCTTGGGAGAGgcaaatgaggacatgaagaggatagctGTGACACAGGAGGATTATGAGATAAAGGTAAAAGACAGAAAAGTTCCTTCAGTCGTTTCCTTGAGCACGAACGTACCTCTCTGACATCAAAGTTGCGCTTCAGATTATCTCCAACGATGCCATAAATCTCATCTGCAGGGTATAGAGGTGGCTCCGGGCTTTCTGTTGTCACCTCAAAGAGACCATTTTGAACATAGATTAGACAACAGATCATCATCTGTAATCTCTTTGGAGAGAATTATGACTTACATCTATATGTTTCCTGTAGTTCAGATTCCTCACTGCTTTGCGAGCTAAATGAAGCGCATGATCATCATCTAGAGCGTAGTGGTCCGTCACGCCGGATTTCCTAAAGAAAATAAGATACGATGAGATGTTCCTTTGATCATATAGTGCTTGAGGAAAGCTATCAATGTACctaatgaaaaacagaattagATCATGTACAAATGTTGAACTAAACAACTAGTTGCATGACTATTTATTTACAATGGTCATTACCTGCAGTGGAGATCAGCACCACCAAGGTCTTCGGCTGAAACCTCCTCACCTGTTGCTGCTTTCACCTGTGAAGGGAAATAACAAATTAAGTTTTAACTAAAACCATTGCATATCTCTTACTTAAACAGTACAATCTCCTCAACATGTACCGGAGACACTTCATATTCATGACATTTCTTATCCAGAACTCTATTCCACATAATGACATAAAATCACATATTTGGTAAGCGCAATTTCTGAATGCTGAGATAGAATCAACTGTGAGAACATGGTGAGACAAGAATGCCATACCAAAACCACAATAACAATGTTTTATAttgataataaaacaacagaATGCGCACCAGTGGAGGTCCACCAAGGAAAATGGTCCCTTGCTTCCTCACAATGATACTTTCATCAGCCATTGCAGGAACGTATGCTCCTCCAGCTGTGCAGGATCCCATCACCACTGCGATcttcaacaaaacaataaatgtataaatgtgtTGCAAAAGTTGATATTCATATATTACAGATTACCACTCAATATTTTGTGCATCACTGTATCATAGCACGTGTGCTCTGATCGGTGGTTGTTGTGTTTCTAAATTACTCAGACCTGTGCAATTCCTTGGGATGACAGTCGAGCCTGGTTGAAGAAAATGCGTCCAAAATGATCTCTGTCTGGGAACACCTCAGCCTGTCTGGGTAGGTTTGCTCCTCCGGAATCCACTACAGGTGACAAGAATAAGAAAAAGCATGCAACACATGAAAggagaattttttttcttttataaaaaacaaataaataaaacacacaaatatatatatatatatatatatatatatatatatatatatatatatatatatatatgcactttGTCTTTCAGCAGTTCAGGGGTTGCTACAGCAAGTCCGTTCCCTTAACTGATCTAGCGCAACTTCCCTTGTCATAGTGTCCCTCCTCATGTCTTGTATCACGTGAATCACCATGAATCTTAATGGTTGTGAATCTCTCCTCCTTTGGCCCAGAACATATCAAACATTCTTCACCCAACAagtcctctgtctctcctcctccatgtgtccaaacctcCAACTGATTCAGGCATCTTTAACATTTGTCTCTCAGCTTCTTGATTTGAGCTCTGCCTGTGAAGTACTTGTGTCTAGTCTTGCTCTTCAGCAAAATCAGGAATTTGAACACAGAATGTGTTTCTGTGGCTCTGTATCCCCTCTTAAAATATGCTTCCTTCTAAAAGTGGATTTTATTTGCTTGGGAATGAGGCAGAAATATTTCACCATatgattttattaaaatgacTGCTGCTGACAGTGAGTGTCTGAAGTTGAAGGAGAAATGTTTTGCCTCACATCTGTCCTcgcaccaaacaaaaaaaaggagctTGGCAGGAAGGTTTGAGGACTGAAAACTCTGGTTGATGACAGGTGTCAGCTGAGATCAGCTCAGGCTGACGGGAAAGTTACAGGTTCATAAATAACAACAAGTGCAGTCAAAGGAGGAGTGTCTTGTACAGAaccacagaaaacatttttgatgGATGGCCGCAACAGAATTCGATTTCATAATCCTCAGGCAAAGACTGTGAGCTGATGCTGCCCAGGTTTGcggaaaaaaatgaacagaataTTGGTAATTTCGCACAGAAGGCAGGGGCAAAATTTGGCAGCTCCACGAGCCCAAATTGATGGACCAAGCCTGATTTGTGTCAACAGTCCAGACTGGCAGTGGTGTTGTTTAGTGTGATGGTATTTgtgtgttggggtttttttctaaCTCAATATTGGACCTACTGATGCAGAAGCAGTGCTGCAGTCTAACTTAACATTCCACTCTCTTGTTCTCAATTATGCTTGTACTACAGAACTATAACTCTACTCATCTCCTCCACGGGTCGTTTTTCGAATTAAACGTATTCCAAAAAGGTGATAAAAACATGGCCACAAATGGTGCTCACACTGAAGTTACAGGTGctcgccatctgcttgtgtaaagtagtcACTACTTAAGGGTTCATATTTGAAACTTGGTTTGATTAAATGCAGCAATCCAAACAACATATTACCACTTACGGCAAGGGCATTTTCATGGGTGTACTTTTGCTGCAAGCAGTTTAAACATTCATGGCTTTGTTGAGTAATTTACAGCAGAAGTAGAAGCAATACAGCAGTACTTTCCTATGTTGCACATCTCACTGTAGCACActtttttccagtgttttttcccattaaaaagaaagacaatttcAGGGTGATGTTACTTTTGGGACATAATGAAACAAAGCAGATAgtaaatcatcatcattttatcaTCAGTGTGCAGCCAGACTCAAATACATACAAATGTAGGAACTGAAGCTATGACGTCCCATGGGGGCAAATTAAAAAATCATCAATGGATAGAAATTCACATTTCATGTGTGTGGAATTATTGCTGGGTGAAGTCTTCACAGTGACAAACGTAGGAATTTACCAAGTAATCTTCATGTCTTTTCCCAGTGAGCAGGAGCAGTTGACAACATGGCgcaacaatgatgaaacatcaTATACAGTCACACTCACCTAAATAGATACATGGCAAGTGGTTCTGCTGGGCGATCTCTTGTGCCCGGAGATGTTTCTTCACAGTGATGGGATAGTAAGTTCCCCCTTTCACAGTGGCATCATTGGCTACGATGATACATTCAACTCTGGAAGGAATAATGTTAAAAATTAAAGGCTTCAGAGCTCATGACATAAATCCATCTCACAGCATGATACTTGTGAGAAACCCTCACCAGTTGCCATCTGATGTACAAATGTGTGTACTTTCTGTATCACAAAATGCAGTCATCTCCATGGGGACACACAGATAAGGATATGCAGTAGCTATGTACAGTAGATAGATAGTCCTAGGTAAAATGATGCATAAAATAAATCTGTGGAATCGCAGAAGTGTTTCTATGGCTCTCAATAACACTAGACAGGTACTTCAGAGCATTCATATGTCAAGTAACAATACATTCAACTGCACTGGCTGTTGATATCTGAATTTAATATGAAGATATACACTTACATTTGGTTTTCACAACAAACTCCTCCAACTCCACTATGACTCAACTAGTAAGACCAACAACCCTTCTCTCACATCATCTCTCGAGTGAGTGAGGTAGCCATGGCAACAAAAGTTAAGTGTTCCATCGTCCATTTCATGAGAGGTAGTAGCTGAATGAATGTTTACTGGTTAATGAATCAGTCGTTGTGTTTCAAGTGATATTTAGTCACCAAACCCATTTTGGAAACAGCAACTGACAGAAGCCAAGACTGCCAGTTGGCTACCACAACCACTATCCTTCGTGAGGGAGGGGGAGAAACAGATGGCCATATGAGCACCTCCAGACTCATGCCCACCAAatgcagcctgagataggggAATGCAAGTGGACTTCATTCAAAGACCATCCACTCCACCTGAAATTGCACATGAATGTAGCGTGCGCTCTATTTCATGGCAAGGGTGAAATGAACATGGAAATATGCGGTAGCAACTGGTGGTGCAACTTTCCACAGATGTTAGTCCATGGGCTGTGGCCATCCTGCGAAGATTTAACACAGTCCCGCCTTGACAGCATCAGTACTGGTCAGTGGTTTAAAGTGAGTGACTGTTTTTTGTCTGGCTTAACAGATTAGGTGAAAGGTTCCTCACTGCAGAACAGGTGGGCAGGGTTGGACTGGGTTTAACACCATGCCCCTGTCCAAAACCACGTATCCTTGTCCAACCCCACACCAGGTTCAAACCCCCCACAGTAGTTTCAGTCCGAACCAACTAACACAGAGCGACGAGCGACGGTCAGTTCAAGCTAAGATAGGTTATTACTTAATTTCTGTAAAAAAATGAGAGGAAAATAAACTTCACTAACCGTTTCTTAGATATATTGTTAATCCTGCTTGTCcatcaagttatttttttcaatgtttatcTTGCATTGTGTGCAGACAATTACACGATAATGAAGATAGACCATGTGATACCTACCTTACTACTGGAACATTCTGTCGTAGTTACTCATACACTAGTGTGCATATCAAAAAATGAACATAATTTCAATGTGTGTTTTATCTTTTTGATTATGTTTAAGTTAAGGAGACCGCAGAGAGTGATCTTATGCATTTATGAGCGAGACTAAACAACGTATAACATCACTAGTTGAATTCACCCACAAGTTGACTTGCACTTGCTAATTCAAATCGGCACGCACATCTACGGACTTTGTATGTGTTATGAGGACTCATCGTTACTTTTAATACCTGTTTACTGTGTTTGTGATTCTGTGTTTTTGACCTGCAGTGATGCATCCAGCTATATTAACGCGAGAGCACAATCCCCTACCTTCTCTGAAGCAACGACAGTGTGATGCTGCAAATATTGCAGCTTTTGTAAAATGATATTTACACTATCTTACAAGATCAAGAACCACATCAAGATTCGCCTCCAAGTATAAAGGCAGAATTGAAAGGTTCTAATATACTATTGTTTTGTTACAGAGAATTGGCTAACCACATTTCACCACACCATTGGACCTCTGTGTTAGGAGTAACACAGGAGTCTGTTACAGGTACAGCTTTTGGACTTATTTGCATATAACCCTTACTTACTCACTGTGAAGTATCATCATCTACTTTGTGTGGTTCTCTGCAGTGGGGAAGGAATGTATGCATGATGATGGTCAGTGGTCTCAGAATTGgtatatatcatatatcattggtgtttgtgtgttccaaATGCAGCGTTTGTAGCTTTCAGACCTTGATCAATCTTTATCATTGTCCCTAAATCacacctcttcatgtcctcattcctCCATGAGACTCTATGACTGTTCTCTCTCTATGCGACTTCAGGAATTGCCAAGTTAAAACTTGTGCGTCCATCAAGCCAATGTGTTCAATACTGCAACCAACTGGTGGTAATATTATGAGGACACGTGTCCGTTTATCATAATCGGTGTCTTTTTAGCAGCAGTTTGGAATCACCGGTCAGCAAGTATGTTTCAATTTGTATTAATTTATAGCTCAAAACTTTTGAACCAACCAATCTCAAGACAGATTAAACAAAGGTGGgagcctctcaccctgacacACGTCCAATCCCCGTGATGATCCCACCGGCTGGAACTTGCTCTTTGCCATACAACTCGTACCCCGCAAACTGGGACAACTCCAGGAAGGGAGAGCTGCAGGAAAAGAAGGGAATACAAATAAATAGGCACATAATAAAGTCATATATATGGAAATGGAAGGGAAATGGACTGGCCTTTTATTTAAAGACACCTGAGGTGAGCAGAGACTGGAGCAGAAAATAGTCTTTATTCATTTCAGATGTCAGAGAACTGTATAATTCTGTCTCCTGTTATTTTCACAAAATGCACACAATGGTTTCTGAAATGTCAAACCAGAGAGGCAGAAATAAAGCGCTGGCTCTGATCGACTTCAAACAATAAATATTAACTCCACTGGTCAAGCTTTCAGTAAAATTATCAGAGAGATTCATGCTGTTGAAATGATGAAGTTCAATTAGacccaacaaaaaaaatgtgtgtgtctgggatTGCAATGTTTAACTGTTGAATTTCCTCATTGTGAGACAAATAATGGACATTTAACACATCAAAAACAGACCTGAGCTGGGGAGCTACAGTGAACGCACCTTAGTTATGTTGACGTTATATTTCACATAAAACCTTTGAAGCATGATGAGCAGATATATTCAAAGAAATACATATACTTAAAGACCTCCGTTTTGGAGATCTCTTTCAActcagggttaatacatgtttcTGATCAGACCTGGAGGATTGACTTCAGATATATATGCACATAAACCAATCATGACACGTCCCTGTTTCATTGACACTAAATCCTCTTGAAGCTCTTTGATTTCTAAATGCCAGTTTTGTAGGTTTTCAAAACGTAGGTTACAAACCGGTTTCCTTCAGTAAAATCACACCCAAAATCATAATAATGATGACGGGGATACTTTCCCCCCAGGAAATGAATCTATCGTATCAATTCTGATTCCTGTCCTGGATTGGATGTGTaattatttttgtatatttgttTGAAGTGTATGATGTCGGAGTGTCACTTTTAGTGGTGAGATGATTTAGGAGAAACAGAAATCTAAAGCAAGTGCTACGTAACAAAGACCATCGCAATTAGTTCGCAAAAAATACTCTAAATACCAGCTGCAGCGCTTGAAAAGCACTGACAGAGCAAAGCGCAATTCATGCAAAACTAATTTTGATGAGATTGTCAAATCCTAACCACTAGACCACCATTCCGTGGTCTCCAGTTCCCTGCCAAGAATCATTCAAAAAACTGCTTTATCTGGGGTCTACTCTAGTAACCCAGAATACAATCCAATCATGTTCCTCCATTCTTAACTTCAATTGACTTTGCTTGAAGACATACATACAAGGCTCATGAAATGCCTCATAGCCACATTTGACAGTCACATTTCTTCAATAGTAATTCTAGTTAATATTAAAAATGACAATTGCAGCAACCATCTTATTGTTTCATCAGTAGTCAGCAGTAAGGCTGCTTGATCAGGACTCTGTGGATGATGAGACAGAGCTGCTGGATCTGATCCATCGACGTCATAAGGGGAGCCTTATGTAAACACTCAGAATACTATGTTCTTCTGGCTGGGGTTAGGCTGAGGTCAAGTTGTGGGAGCAGTCGATGAAGTAAACAGGTGTGGACATCTCAACTTCCCACTTCACTAATACAGAGATCCTTCATCGtgaaatgacaaacacaatCCCTCTCCCTTTCCCTTTCCCTTTCCCTCCCAATCCCTTTCACTTAATCAGAATGCAGTTTTGCCTCCTGCACTGTGCGATTGTGGGTGTGGCTAGATGGAGGATGATTGGCGGAAGCCACAGTGCAGCCCTACAGAGGGAGTGGAGAAAGTTACAAATACCTGCTACAGCAGCCGGCTCACTGCCTCTCTTCTCCAACCACTCCCAAGCTAGCAGCGCGTGTTGTTTCAGTGGTTCATGTGTATATTCTTTTTTGTTGGTTGGTTTTAGTCCTCAGGGCTTTAACCcgttttgtctttgtctcttgTTTGTGTAAAATCCCACAACTAAAGTTAGAACAAACATACTGAATTAAGTTGTATTGTGTATTGGTGTTTGTCATATTTGTAACCATTAAGTTTCCACTCAGAGTTTTGAATTGGTTTCTCTGTGTCAGTATAAAATAAATTTGTGTTATATTCCCTTTCTTTGCGGCTAGTGTCTTGGGACTGCATGGTGAATCAAATTGTGTCCACCTTCCCCTAGACTAACATACAAGTTAAACAATTACCCAGGATCCAGCAGTCGGTCGATCCGTTCTCTGGGTAGAAGTTTTCCACGAGAAGTGTGTAGAGTTCTGGCTTTTTCACCTCCACCTGAAttcagcaaataaataaacaacatatttaGGAGGTGTCATAAGGTGTCGCAAACAGCATCGCAGCAGTCATGGGTTTGGAAAAATTCTTTGCCCAGCACTTCCAAGGAACTAGTAAAGACCTCATTTGTGTTATGGAAGCGTAAAAAGGTTTTCATGTATAATAGTGAGTGTCAACAGCTCAGTCACTGCGccgctgctgtgaagctcatTAAAAAAACCTCAGCAGAACAGGCTGATAATAAAGTAGGAGCACAAAAAGAACCTGAAGACAAAAGAGAATTACTGTATTGATCCCTGCAGAGAAATTATGCCGTTCATTTGGCTCTGTGACATTTACTTCACTAAATAGCAGCCGTCTCTTTTTATCACATATATACACCATACACGGTTTCACTCTTCAGTCTCTGGAGGACAATAATACTCATGGCACTACGACACAAAAATCACACTCTTTCTGACACTTATTTTAATCAGAGATGTGATCCTTTGAACAAAGGTGCAACACTCTGTATGTCTCAATACTGTCTGAGGTAAAATCACAAGAGTGGTCTAAGACTCACACGTTCCTCTTGGCCTGTAACAGACC contains:
- the mccc2 gene encoding methylcrotonoyl-CoA carboxylase beta chain, mitochondrial yields the protein MFLRTLRSCMLPFPRACSRPYHADQVARLGSQPDKQSAEYQENYERMQVLVDQLKSRAESIKLGGGEKARTLHTSRGKLLPRERIDRLLDPGSPFLELSQFAGYELYGKEQVPAGGIITGIGRVSGVECIIVANDATVKGGTYYPITVKKHLRAQEIAQQNHLPCIYLVDSGGANLPRQAEVFPDRDHFGRIFFNQARLSSQGIAQIAVVMGSCTAGGAYVPAMADESIIVRKQGTIFLGGPPLVKAATGEEVSAEDLGGADLHCRKSGVTDHYALDDDHALHLARKAVRNLNYRKHIDVTTESPEPPLYPADEIYGIVGDNLKRNFDVREVIARIVDGSKFDEFKAFYGDTLVTGFSRIFGYPVGIIGNNGVLFSESAKKGTHFIELCCQRNIPLLFLQNITGFMVGREYEAGGIAKDGAKMVTAVACASVPKVTVLIGGSYGAGNYGMCGRAYSPRFLYMWPNSRISVMGGEQAATVLATITKDQRAREGKEFTAEQEAAMKEPIVRRFEEEGSPYFSSARLWDDGIIDPADTRLVVGLSLSAALNAPTQKTQFGVFRM